The Etheostoma cragini isolate CJK2018 chromosome 10, CSU_Ecrag_1.0, whole genome shotgun sequence nucleotide sequence gtttattgctgcagattgtttttttgccagTCCAAAAGCAGTATTAAGGTTTGACACTCAGCTTTAGTTACCCAACTCTGGGTCACCATATGCTGCTAAACCCCTAACCCTCTGTTGGGGGGAAAAGATAAATTGGTGAGGTAGGATTGGATCAGAATACAGGATAACAGATAATCTATTTTAATAATGATGTTAGTGGTGGACACCTGAAAATACAGCGCTATCCAGTGTTGCCATgcacataataacataaaaaagaagacCATAGAGGGACAAACACTCTCTAGAACTACAAGCTTCACTCAGgtcaaaaagcaaaaacagaactttatAACCTTCATGACTGTATGGATGAGTTCAGGGCTGTTGTGTGAGACAGCTGCCGGTTTATTGCTACACCTAGCTCAAAGGAATACTGAGAAACCGATTAAATGGATAAAAATGAAGtgattcatttttcaattacaTATTTTTGCTGACCTTTTAGTCAGATTCACTCTGTGCAATAGCTAAAATTAATGCAATTATtgcaaaaatgtttgtgtgacaTTTGTTGCAAGAACACATCCGTTCATAATTTAGGGACTCCATTTAGATATACAGTATCAGACTATTAGGGCTGTATGTAACCATGAGTATTTTGGTACAGACTGAATGTGCCAAAATAACTCTCACTGACACTAAGTATGAAgagtgtaatgtaaaaaaacatgtttttcattttcatagtAAGGTATCAcaaagattttgttttggtaCCAGGAGTCAAACCACCCAACCCTACAGACTATGATGCATGGAAGAAACTCTGAGCCAAAGTTGCTGATGTGGTCACACAGACTTTAATCATTGcctcaaaaataaaactgtcatTATAGTCCATCCTTTAAAGAAGGCTGTTTAGCGGAACCATGTAATGGCTAATTGTCACAGCGGTGTTAGCATTAGTCGCTCTGTAAGCAGCTTGCCAGCCTCCCAGTGGGTCAACACATGGTGTTCCAGCTCAGAGGGTCCATGACAATACATCTTCCctctctgcatgtttgtgtgaagtaaacaataaaaacctgCCCACCAAAGGGTTCAATCAGGCCCACTGGATGATGTAATTAATTCCAAATTTACCAATTTAAATCTCAGAAAATATCCCTGTTAGGCCTGCACAAATcagggaaaaaatataaaatttttAACTTAGAGTtaatatcacaattctctgaCACAATCTTTTTCCCGTGAAGAGTAATGATTATTTCagtatagatttttttattttttttgcacctATAGTCCATTGCACATCACCACAAACCTGTAAACATAGAGTCTTccatgaagagaagggagagcatggCAGCACTTGGGAGCGATTTAAAACCTgtaatacagtgtgtgtttaaaactcacagaaaaaagtagtagcgtttgtgatgcagtcggctcgcaAAATTATATGAGAATAGaagtgattacatttttacaattttttaaaattgcaattatttcaaaatagaatCGTAAACCGGTTGAATTGAGCAATTTTATAACAACTAATTGCCATTAAATAAATCCCAGTTCTTTTTCCATAAATTTACGACTTTAATCTTAGAAattctgattttcttttctcgAGATATTACCCCTCTCTCCCAGCTCCGTAACATTATTTTCCCCCCTACAATGGCCTTAGAACGCTTTCGGAGAAGAAACAACTTGCGTTTGCCAACATCAAGCTGACAAGAAACTGGCAGATAAGGTTTTGATCTTTCTGAAGTGGTTCACTGGTCTGGCCCACATCAGATCAAATTAAGGGATTGTGGCCCATgaactaaaatgagtttgacacccctgataTAATCAAAACCATCACATATGCAGCAATGCGGCAGTCTGAGTGTTTGTGGAGTTCATTTTGATAGTAGGTGATTTATATAATTCACTTCCAAGTGATAAAACCTTAAATCAAAATTAGGAATGTTGTGTTAGCTGCCTTGAAAATTCTAGGAATTTCCATGTGGAAGATATCCAGCACCAAACTCTTACTTCACTTTTGTGGTCCATAAACAACAGACAGGGTACAAAATTGAAATTTagttttatgacaaaaaaaaatgtttatactACATCCATGTTGGTTTTGTCCATGTAAATGGGGAGTACATTCATTGCAGACAAATGGGTCCTTAAAGTGAAAAGCTTGTTAATGTAATACTAAATGTCTCCTACAGCATGGCAGTTCCCTACTAGTTTCATGCTTCTACAATCAGTAAACTTTCACCTTTTCATGTAAATGTGTCACTTCTGACATGTCGCTTGCACTTTTTGGACAACATGTGTGTTAAAACAGGAAACGCACAAGGGGAGGACTCACAAAAAATTAAGCCTTGCAGAAATCCTTCTCCTCTGACTGTTGCTGGTTGTCTTTTCTGGTTATTTCATACTGCCCCTGTATTGAGCTTTTGAAGTTTAACACACCATTGTCCATACGTTGTTTTAGTCAACAAAAGACGTCAAATATGTTTTGCCTTTTAAGTTTTACTGGCCTGATGCATCTTTCCAAATAGCAGCCATCTATTAACCACAATTAGGCAACTTAGGTCTTGTAACGTATACTTTATTTcttgaaaatgcaataaaacgTATGATTGTGAAGTCTAGAGTGTCCTTCCTTGTCATCCAGGACAATTGACATCTGGTTGTCCATCTGGTTCACACTGGGATGAGTACATTTGATACCATGCAGCTGTTGCACTTAATACATCAATTATTTGATGTGTCACATGAAATTGTACAAAATACAATTCCAGGAAAATGTTATCACACAGATAGCTCAGAGAATCAATAATGGAGGGAGATAGAGctcgatattaggcatttcccgatccaCTGGTACCAGCATTTATaacagctgacatttttttaaattttttattctttttaacattcatttatcagaatcatttatgaattaaaaataataataataaatgattcCACAAAACATGGAAACAACTGGCCTAAACCGTGTTTGCTTTGCTTTGACAGTGATCTGGAACATGGAGGTGCCCAGGAGGCTTCAGCCCTCCTTCACACTACCTTTCCCTAAACCGGATTCATCTAATCTGTCTCCCCACGGAGCTTTAGAGAAGCTCTCCAAGAAAGATGTAATGAAAGAGAAGTTCCGGGAGACGGAGGATGACACCGCGGACACAGATGAGTTTGGGGAAGAGACTTTCAGCACAGAGGAGGAGTTGAATGCGTCGGTGTTTGTGGAGGCGCCTGCCGAGACCTCGGAACTTTTGGACACAAATACTTTCATTCGGGAAACAAATGTCAGACTCTCCTCACAGGATAGTTTCTCAGAGGACAGCTCAATATCAGAGGAGAGGTTGGCTGAGGATGCAGAAGAGGCCAAAAAGAAGTCTGTAGAGGAGGAAGCGGCAGCTAAAGAGAGGGAAGCCCAGAGACAGATGCTGGCCATCGAGGAGCTGGTCCAGTCGGAGAGGAATTACATTCGACTGCTGGAAATTAGCACCGTGACCATCAAAAGCAACCTCCAGAAACTACAGGTATAAATCAGTGAGGTATAAATTAACTGTTCATAGCATTATGTAGCTAGGGCTGGGACAATACGCTTTCGTCCCCATTTTGATTCTGTGACGATACATGGATGCCGATTTGATTTGCATTGCGATCATTCATTGCGATTCAAGAAGTATTGCGATTGGATAGCACTGAGTATTGCGATtgtcttttccttctttaataaaaacaaacgttGAATTATACACCTTTTGAGATGATATATCATGAtacatttccaacagctgataGTTTTCTAAGAAGAAAGCACATTACATGACATTCAgccagtctgacatttattttatatgtgaAGAAGTGCATCACATGGATGTTCGGCATTTTCTGCTTTCGGTTTGTTTTGCTAGAAAACAGATATGATGTAGTTGTCCTCTGCAGTACCGtacaaacataaaatgtttaGGTGAATCATggttaaaaaagaatgaaaataaaaagaaatgattcaAGGGAAAATCtacatttacaatataaatCACATGAGGGAACTGACCCTATCATCCACAACCACATGATCCCAAACAGGTGCATTTGGTACTTCTTCTTGTACAGGTTGTATAGTACACAGaactataaagaaaaaaagttgtatgaTTTTGCTTAGAAAGAGGCTCTAAGCCCCTGTACAAAGATATATATCAAACAATATATTTGGCATTGGAGCAaaagcattttacattttttctggaGATGAGTGCCTTGGATTTGTTTCTTGAAGCTTACTCCAATTTTAGAGCATGTTTAGTTCTGGGTTTAGAATTTGTACTCTGGGACAACCCTTTGATTgtgcctttttaattaaaatgtaatcaccACATGTTGAATTGGCACTGCAACTTCCAGAACAACTGTAACGCGGATGCTGCGGTTTTTATTATGTCTGAGGTATTGCTTGTTACTGCTAAATAATCATTTATTATTGGCACGGTAATGAAATGAGGCTGTGTGAATGCGCGTAAAAATGATAACACACCGAGGGAACGGTAGATGAGTGGGTAGATAatgaaatgaatacaaaattaaaaaggagCAGTGAAGGGGCTAAATTATGGGCTGATGACCTGTTAAGGGAAGGAGATTAACTGGTGAATAGAGGAACAGTTGATGAGATAGATATTCAAAAAATAGATTGGTCGGTATTGTGGATCCTCGTCCAATGTAAAATTAAGAGACATGTGAATGTGAATTTGTGGAAATTAATTAGAGACACAGTTGGACAGGAAATTGAAAATATGGTTAAAGGAATATGATGGATGGAGGAAGGACAGCAGGAGAAAGACTGAGGGAAGCAGCACAGTGGAGAACAGCTAGATAGAGAAAACGGATAAATATGGGAATGAATGGGGCCATTGTGAGAAAGGAAAGTtgctcatttgttttctgtgcagaTTGTTGAGTCTCCCAGCAGTGTCCACTGTTCTCTCATTAGAATAGAATGGAGGCAAACCAAAGGGTTCTTTATCAGCTATGTGTTAGCATTTTTCTTGTAGGAGAGCAGACACGCATGCATATGATGCACAAGATAGTCATTTCATTTATACATGTACATTTATAAACTCTACAATTGTTATAACACAGAAACCGCTCTTCTGGAAGGACATGATGCTACACTATATGCTATGTGGTCGTCACAGTTGTTTTATATGGCCTAAAtcacttgtgttttctttgccaTTCCACACTTATTTAAAttttctgttttgagtaggtaagtaacatacagtatataaactgAAATACCTTTTGAGCTATTGAGCTTTTTATTGGAGCCATCAACATTGTTTGTGCCATTCAGGTGCTtgaatgtaatttgtaatttgtaaaatatgttatatttatatagGCTCAGGTTTTGTATTCGCCTTGAAAAATCTCAGGATGTTGGAAAGAAGTGTTGTCCCTTTTAACATGTTAATCCTTGTTCTTTTAGTTccacaaaaacagaacagaacagtgGAAAGGCTAAGGATTGTGGTTAATATTTGGGGGGaagtaaagaaaatgattaaaatagaaACTCAacaatttcaattcatttttatttatagaatccCAACAGGACTTATCTCAGTACATTATACATAAAAAATTTGGTCTTATAGTgccgaggaaaaacttcctttttacaggcagaaacctcggacaggccctggctcttggtgggcggccatttgggacacagagacactgacacagatatacagatatgGAGAGAGAGTCATATTAATTATAGCAGTTTGTATGATGATCGTTCATTCTAGTACATCTACTTGGAGTTGACTTAGTAAGGTAATTAGGTCATTAGGTTAAATGATTATGTCTCATCTGCATGtcattacatatttaaatagaaTCTCGGCTCAGGAAATGAAttattgtgtctctctgtccaccTGCCCGCCGCAGCCTCCTCCAGCCAACCTGGACAGCATGTTTCTCTACATCGAGGATGTGATTGACGTGTCAAGTCGCCTCCTCAGCCTGCTGGACCAGAAACAGGTGGAGCCTGGAGACCCCCTCTTCCTGAAGACACTCTGTAAGGGATATAACTTAACTTTCTCCCATTCTGTTTCTCACATCGTTTCCTCAGCATGATTCAGGTTGTCTTTGATACTTCTTTTGCCATAACATGAGCTTAGGGCTGGGTAAAATGTTGGATACTTTGACTTTGCCCTGTAACAAAAACAGCTAAagttaaaatacagaacattgTTAGGCCTGTTGTATCAAATTCTCTTATAGACAGCAGCTCAATCAGTGAACTTCTGTAACCgttgaaaacagaaagaaacgtCAGAAAGGTTTTGcaaatcaaaatgtaaataattaaaaacaactgtgaaTCACATTCTAaggacaatttctgttaaaatatacagtcaAACGCATGTTCATACACAAATATTTCTTAGAGTGTGGTACCGATATCGTGACTTCtcatagtctatatccttgcgatccacttccaggattgtttAGTTGCCGCCTGGAAATTTGCCacatttcactcatttaggccggatatccgttgccttgggctttctttgtgttggcattttaaacttcggtgaatttctgaggactatggttaacttctcctcagatctctataGGGCAAATCcggacagctagctaaactatctgtccaatccgagttttctgttgcacgactaaaacaactttttaaactttcacatcttccacccaaacaagttccttccgagCCTACTTTGCAGAAGCACGGCGGCTTTTctccggtgcttagcaccggccaagacgattgtgattagttaaaagaaatgctgatTAACTAtggcacgttttcctcccatcccagaatgccatgtggagtagccagactccTCTCCAGcacgctttggaggagggtctgccaCTATGAGACTACCAGCTcttaaacaatacttttttgatatcaattttataaaacaaaagtaatttaaaacattacacGTTAAAGCAACGTAATAATGTAGACCAATCAGCTGCAATGAATAGATCTTgctagaagcatgctgcatgcttattggcctTATTGGATTTTCAGCCTTTCAACAGGAAGTGGTAAGATTGTTGCTGGTGTTAACAATGGTTTTCTCTTCTTAGACCAATTACTTTGATCACACTTGTTGACAGGAAACAAGTAAAATATTCCCATGTCTTGTTGTCAGAGGTGGTTTTCACATTCATGTGAGAATTTAAATGAGTTCACACAACACATTAACAGTCTGGGCAAAGGACTGTGGATGTGGTGATTGGTGCATCTCCAATTTAATGCAAAACTccagtttattgttaaaattGCGTACCTGTAAATGTCTGCCATGCGTACTGTATTTGCACATGCTAAAAAGCATGAGTAAATTAAGTtggtaaatacatttttacctCCCTGACAGGTGATTCGTTCCTCAGCCTGTCTTCAGACATTGAGGCCGCCTATAAGGAATACCTGGCCAACTACACCAACATTACAGTGGTGGAGAACAGCTACAAACAGAAGGAGGCACTCTGGAACGAGATTGTCAGAGTTATCAAGGCCTCAGCGTAAGATTCtatcattttctgttgttttacaCTGGGAccaactctttttttatattgcctACATGTTATAAGATAtattcgatgtactatattcAACTATATTCAACCGCTTGGCTGTGTAGCAATATAGGGGTGATTGTCACACTTTGTTCTCATAAAAGCTTATGCAAGCATTTCACAGgatgttctttttgttgaaacatgtatctcacTAAAGCACAAGGATGAAGGCCCAAACGGttaggactgacacacacactcacacactatgTGTACAAAGTAGCTTGGTGTCCCGTGTCATCTCTTGAGCCATCTTGAACGTGAAGAGAGAAATCTCTTCACACTACAACATAAAATGAATACTGGATAAACAAAAAACCTAACACAAAATGGTTGAACCGTTCATCTCTCCAGGCCTGAAGTAAACGCCACCTCTCTGAGTTTCTTCTTGGTGATGCCGGTGCAGCGAATCGCCCGCTACCCCCTCCTCCTGCAGACCatccaaaaacacactgaaCGAACGCACCCAGCGTATGGCCTGCTGGAGCAGACCGCTCACACCTCCATCGCCTTGAACTGTCGCATCAATGAGTACAAACGCTTCAGAGAAGTTGGTGAGCCCGGTTCACTAGTTCACTAGTTCACTAATATCATAAAAGCTGataacatataatataaattTCCCTTTTATGGTACCATCCTTTGTGATCCAATTAGTGCTAAAGTCAAAGATGCACAGATACATCTAGAGTCAAAGATGCACTGATGCATCTACAGTCAACGATTCAGTTGCCTATTTACAGTAGCACAACAGGTAGAGAAAGGGGAGTACTGCCTACTGTAGAAAGCTACATGGGTTGAAAAACATTCAACACATTGAATTCCTTTTCAGAGTCCCATTTTAATGGGAGGACTGGTACTGCCTCTCgggaacactttttttttgtggttttgctttacttttgcactatttacagtgtattgattttactatttatattttgtattttagattcttctgtttgtctgtcacaTATTTGGAAATATTTGACAATTAAGTTGACTCTACTACGCCAGATTGACTGTCCCATATGCTATATGTTTGTAGCTGACAAATACAAGAAGACAGAAACCCTGACGATAAAGGACAAGATCAACCGCCTCACCACCCACAGCATCGCAAAGAAGACAGCGAGGTTCAGCCAGCTCATCAAACATGAGACTGGAATAGCATCTAAGGTAGGATTGAAGTGTTTAATGGCCCTAGGTTAAATAACACCCTGCTGAAGGGTTTTGGATCAACGGAAAACCCTTGCCATCTCCAGGATGCCTTTTCTATAACTAACCCTGGCCGATTACTGTCCCTTGTTTGAAGTTAGACACTTTAGAAATTAGAGAAGCAACGCGTTGCAGTTATGTTTCAGGGTTCTTATACTAAGATAACTACTAAGGCCTCTGAGTCATATATGATCTTCCAGCAGACACTCTGCCTCTAGCTGAAATAGAGTGGTTAATGATTAATCAGTGTTTTACCTGCAGACAAAACATGATATGACCTGTTATGAACATGCTGTTTGCTTTGGCGTGCTAGACTTTGCTTTTAAGTTACACTTATCTGTCCACAGATAAGGTctgataaaaggaaaaaaaagggttcACATCCATGAGCATCCTCACATGTCACCTGTGGCTTAATTTTGAATAGTTGCTCTCAAGATGTTAAGAGCAACTATTGATCTTTTTACATTCTGCATACATTATGTAGGTTGCAGCTGCATTGCATATATTTAGAATATATAGGAATCACACTTTTTATTAAtcttaattaattttaattatctGTGATGTCCCCTGTcatttaaagttatttgctaTATGTAAAACAAGTGCAGCCACAGCCTTAGACAGAATAGACTAGTAGCACCttgcaaatgtgtgtattaCTAGAAATAAGtaacataaaaagaaagaaaagaaagtataGCTCAGACAAAGAGGGAGTCATGTGTCTAGAATCCATGTAGACAAAACACACCAATGTAATAATGTTGCATACCACACAAAGCAGTATTTGGTAGGGTTGTGAATCTTCACCGGTGTCATAATTCAATTTGATTCCGATTTATCCTGTCAacaatttgattcaatttaatGATGCATCACCTCCTcaacataatatattttatCAACAAATTCTTGCAGTCagatatacatgtatataaaactcccctttttattgcatttgctcctaaaaaaaaaaaaaagacacttcctgaataTAGCAACGTCTGAACGcaacagacaaaaggcaaaaacaaaaaaagcagcgCCCGTAAAATCAAAGTAACATCATTGGGCAGTAATTTTGATCTGTCGCTGCATCAATGCAGAATCATCCGCATCGCGATGCAAGGATTCATTTCAACACCCCTAGTGATTGTTTGAAGTCATAGGTTCCTAAAGTATAGCAATATTCCACAGGTGTTGGTCCAGCAGCTagagaaaaaaatcttgcaaccaaagcaaataaaaagcatGCAGTAAATATTTCCTATTCACACAATtaactatatataatatactataatatatttTGAGCGTTTAACTGACACTTTCATGATTAGGGATTTGACGCATATACAAAATATGCTTCTTTGGACAATTAAAATCACAAGCAGCCAATAGTATGCATTAGTAAGGCCAGTCATACTGCCCTTAATGTGTTCtacatagtaaaaaaaagaaaaaaagatgaaggcaACGGAAGAGAACTGATCACAATTACAGAGCTTAGAAAAGAGTCAAATGCGATCTTCTGTTTCCTGCTCGCAAATCAAGCcccatgactttttaaattctaaaaaaTACAGGGCAATACAGcactttttgtttaattttacgAAAAATGTATGTCTCCTTGTGTGTCTCCAGCTGGTGGATGAGGAGTTTGACGCCCTGGAAGGTTTCTTTCATGTTCTGGAGCATGGGATCCTTGAGCTCCTTGAGAACGTGGAGACGTACCTGCACCACCTACAGGTAGGCTGCATTTCTTCTAATGGATCTTATTATGTGCAACATTCTGCTGTTGACCGAAGCTTTTCACCTGATAGTGAACATATTCTctgcttattttttctttgctttgtcttgttttccatGCTGAGACCTTTCAGACCAATTTGGTACCTCAAattttaataaacttttctcaggTAAAATAAGACTTTTGGTAATTCTGATTTGAGCATCCTGTTCTAGGGATTCAGGAAATATAATTTTGAATGTTTACCACATTTAATTAGAGATATTCCAGTACACCCAGCAATACCAGTATCAGAAAAACCTCCAAAACCGCATAAAATCCTGGTTTTGGTATCGGAATGATCTGGAGTCCACACATCGATATGATACCACTTAATTTAGCACTGATTATTGTAgctttatttgttctttttccatgACTGACAGACTGTCAAAGTGGAGGATAATAATAGTTAGTTATGTGGCATTcgctttttgtgtttgttcatgtttcacaaaaagtttAACCCAAGCCAGGCCGAACAAcaatcacatccatacagggatggTAGTAAACAGCTTTTCAAACATAGTAAAacatatgacacactggtatcagatGAGTACTTGGTTACGGCGTATGTTATCTATATTTAGTGAGTATATCAAATCTATGGCACATGGGAGGGGAAATCATACCTTGGATGTTTTGGGCTCATGGTTTGGGCAACAATAATTTGCATTGGTCCCTTCGTACTAATTCAATTCCACATATTCAATGTGAGTATATTAACCAACACGTTTGGGGGTGGAGTCTCTTGCTTAAGAACACCTGTATGTCTTAAATGAAGGGTTAAGAGagtacttattattatttcaggtTGCACCAGCCCATCCACAGACTTGAACTAGTGACTTATATGCAGTGAAGTGGAATAAGTGGAACATAACTAGATATGTATTTTTGAACATGCTGCCATGTGTTTCTGAGTCACACTGTTTAAACTCAGAGGCCCCTGACGTCCCTGAGGTTAAAACACATGGGTTTCTGTGTACCGTTTCACTCTAAAATTATCCCGGGTGGAAACgtgtcttttcctctttctatTCCAAATCAACAAAGATCAGCACTGTATCCTCTTTCCTTTTCATAGATTCCTAGACATAGAAGGCCAGTTATTTTCACCAGGCTATGCAAGTTGTCCTCTTGCTGAGATAATTTTCTGGTATATCAACAAagcaacatttctttaacaACTTCTAATTTGGAAATAGCAAcctgaacataaaaaaacacataaaaagcaGACATTGGCAAATTCAGTAGTCCTACAAccgtttcagtttttttttacataagccTAGCCAATGTCAGGCAGGTTTTCatggcttcttcttcttcattggttTTTCAGGGATTCCTGGCCTGCAAAACAGAGGAGTTTGATTTAGATATGGATGGAGAGAAAGCTCCTATCTGCTACAAGGAGATCACCACTGCTCTCAGACAGTGGATTCTTCCTACATTTGTGAGTCTACCTGACGTTCTCATGTAGATACCTGTAATAATcaaacagtggtggaatgtaacgaagtacatttactcaagtactatacttaagtacaactgtgaagtacttgtactttacttgagtcttttcttttcatgccactttctacttctactccgccacatctcagagagaaatgttgtttACTCCACTTCATTCATCTGACCGCTTTAgttaattttgttgttttattttattggaaattaaactacccaacaatatataggCCAACAAATCCAACTGAAATGActagaccattaaacactttcagtttctaaaatgtgaggattttttgGCATTGagtatttttgcttttaatactttaggtacattttccctatgatacatacatacttttatttaaatgacaattccggtgcaaaatgaacctaggtgTTAGTCAACCCTTCTCTGGGatgtgttttcatgctaatcaatGTGACCTGTTTTACCGCACTTTGTAAGTGTGCAGACGGTTTATTAAAAGGATAGTTTATAAAGACCGTACCGTTCACCTATAGAGCCAGGCGCCATCTTCGGGAAACATTCATGACCAGTTGAACGACAAACTGGTTACACAGCGTTCTGGTCAtgactgttttcccaagatactgcctgcctgtctctatttaataaactgtctgtacacttaaAAGTTCCCCATGTTTCGGTTTACATGTAGAAGTGGAAGTGTGGTgttattttgagccttgttagtggtagAGAAatagagatttcttttttgacttttgcGTGCCCCGACGTCTAGCGTTAAAAGCTAATTAGGGGTTTGCGGTAAAACAGGTCACATTCGATTAGCAGAGAACAGTCGACTCGTTACCCATGTGTTTGTTAATCCCTAGGTTTATTTTTgcgccggaattgtccttttaaaatatcattttcaatacaggacttttacttgtaagagagtatttttacagtgtggtatagTACTTAAAGTTAAGGATCTAAATCattcttccaccactgtaatCAAATCCTTTGCTTAACTTagtaaaacttaaataaaataccaaagTACATAAATACTGAACTACAAATACATTTGCTGCATTATAAATTagacttagaaaaaaaaagtacacattaGTATCAAAAGTAAGCACAATGGACCCTACCATTGTCTAAAATGATTGATGCATTAACCAGCACAGCATTTGTCTGATGATGAGCATCATCTTTACCTCTATGTaggagaagaggatgaggaTGTTAATCCACAAGCCACTGTGTGCGCTCCGTGACCTCCTGGTGGGCCCGAGGAACCTGA carries:
- the arhgef37 gene encoding rho guanine nucleotide exchange factor 37: MEVPRRLQPSFTLPFPKPDSSNLSPHGALEKLSKKDVMKEKFRETEDDTADTDEFGEETFSTEEELNASVFVEAPAETSELLDTNTFIRETNVRLSSQDSFSEDSSISEERLAEDAEEAKKKSVEEEAAAKEREAQRQMLAIEELVQSERNYIRLLEISTVTIKSNLQKLQPPPANLDSMFLYIEDVIDVSSRLLSLLDQKQVEPGDPLFLKTLCDSFLSLSSDIEAAYKEYLANYTNITVVENSYKQKEALWNEIVRVIKASAPEVNATSLSFFLVMPVQRIARYPLLLQTIQKHTERTHPAYGLLEQTAHTSIALNCRINEYKRFREVADKYKKTETLTIKDKINRLTTHSIAKKTARFSQLIKHETGIASKLVDEEFDALEGFFHVLEHGILELLENVETYLHHLQGFLACKTEEFDLDMDGEKAPICYKEITTALRQWILPTFEKRMRMLIHKPLCALRDLLVGPRNLIRKRLDKLLDYELIEAKSTLSYEEHAVANTYRTMNTLLLNELPRFNEVALQMIWSMLGTFSCLHKDLASDMEQLFQSFAQQLPHSSLNPSAFWKWAECAVLEGAGRLEALCQSVEDTLNAPAIQPLSPSSQRRLKQLTDKHGSGKIYQVMGTVVGSRDLDLNLARGELVAIISEADSRGDKRRWLVDAGGRRGYAPCSKLIRYHQATEDPPSSPFLTPPDGMTEIRRHSYTPESRPLTVMSRPCFQILAAYDFTARGNHEVSLRAGEPVRVLERHDKRGNPEWSLVETRGGKRGYVPSNYLTMVPMGTGPPGTYQPYW